Proteins encoded by one window of Nicotiana tabacum cultivar K326 chromosome 10, ASM71507v2, whole genome shotgun sequence:
- the LOC142164659 gene encoding putative phytol kinase 3, chloroplastic isoform X2 — MAIPAGVFPGLKSNSNLHLYSSLPSSLLSNKKALNRFNSGIHKLKTRRLHSEVRPKAMFLENPVMGDLIATALSGGIALSMLRLWEETAKRGVFDQKTNRKLVHISIGLVFMLCWPMFSSDRQGAILASLIPGLNIIKMLLLGLGLWKDDATVKSMSRFGDHSHG, encoded by the exons ATGGCTATCCCTGCTGGTGTCTTTCCAGGATTAAAGTCAAACTCAAATCTACACTTATATTCAAGTCTTCCCTCTTCTCTCTTGTCCAACAAGAAAGCGCTCAATCGCTTCAACTCCGGAATCCATAAGCTTAAAACCAGAAGATTACACAGCGAGGTGAGGCCTAAAGCTATGTTTTTGGAAAATCCAGTCATGGGGGATTTAATTGCCACTGCATTGTCCGGCGGTATTGCCCTTTCCATGCTTCGATTATGGGAAGAAACAGCAAAGAGAGGAGTCTTTGATCAG AAAACAAATAGAAAGCTTGTCCATATCAGCATCGGGCTGGTCTTCATGCTCTGCTGGCCAATGTTCAG CTCTGATCGCCAGGGAGCAATTCTAGCATCTCTTATTCCTGGCCTCAACATAATAAAAATGCTTCTTTTGGGACTAGGATTATGGAAGGATGATGCGACTGTCAAGTCTATGAGCCGATTTGGAGACCACAG TCATGGCTGA
- the LOC142164659 gene encoding uncharacterized protein LOC142164659 isoform X1 — MAIPAGVFPGLKSNSNLHLYSSLPSSLLSNKKALNRFNSGIHKLKTRRLHSEVRPKAMFLENPVMGDLIATALSGGIALSMLRLWEETAKRGVFDQKTNRKLVHISIGLVFMLCWPMFSSDRQGAILASLIPGLNIIKMLLLGLGLWKDDATVKSMSRFGDHRFSNLKNIYSFYQTASLNHLLLQNLAITNNNKLSHSQKLIQLRMRLLSKFI, encoded by the exons ATGGCTATCCCTGCTGGTGTCTTTCCAGGATTAAAGTCAAACTCAAATCTACACTTATATTCAAGTCTTCCCTCTTCTCTCTTGTCCAACAAGAAAGCGCTCAATCGCTTCAACTCCGGAATCCATAAGCTTAAAACCAGAAGATTACACAGCGAGGTGAGGCCTAAAGCTATGTTTTTGGAAAATCCAGTCATGGGGGATTTAATTGCCACTGCATTGTCCGGCGGTATTGCCCTTTCCATGCTTCGATTATGGGAAGAAACAGCAAAGAGAGGAGTCTTTGATCAG AAAACAAATAGAAAGCTTGTCCATATCAGCATCGGGCTGGTCTTCATGCTCTGCTGGCCAATGTTCAG CTCTGATCGCCAGGGAGCAATTCTAGCATCTCTTATTCCTGGCCTCAACATAATAAAAATGCTTCTTTTGGGACTAGGATTATGGAAGGATGATGCGACTGTCAAGTCTATGAGCCGATTTGGAGACCACAGGTTTAGTAATTTGAAGAATATTTACAGCTTCTACCAAACAGCTTCATTAAACCATCTCTTGTTACAAAACTTAGCTATTACTAACAATAACAAGCTGTCACACAGCCAAAAACTGATTCAGTTAAGGATGAGGTTGCTATCCAAATTTATTTAG